A genomic segment from Leguminivora glycinivorella isolate SPB_JAAS2020 chromosome 27, LegGlyc_1.1, whole genome shotgun sequence encodes:
- the LOC125240277 gene encoding probable serine/threonine-protein kinase clkA, producing the protein MMDDAIDMSLDDIIKQRQIGKNNQGNNRNYNQGGNKPYNQGGNRNFNQGNQNRNYNQNGNNRNFQGNRNQNGQMNHGDQNHNGNRNNQGGMNRSFHGNHGNRNWNQGNMNRGRSQSRARSRSRSRSRSRFSRESSQSRFSRAGSQARSQRSQSRARSRSRQRSKSRSRSRSRSTFTPRGRAGLDEPVNGIPDLVRVGNYSGGFQNRNRQNYNRQNSHSNYDSDLTVSVDNNFSRRNNYLNKNSLNQLNNQYNKQGFKNGPGSVGSNRSNYSNRSNHSNKSFNHSNKTFNSNKSFGNRQKQPFAKQMLDPELQKQIAAIQKKIPGTIVIPSGVDFAPTPATTLMTLHERFGS; encoded by the exons ATGATGGACGACGCGATAGATATGTCATTAG ATGACATAATAAAACagagacaaattggcaaaaacaaCCAAGGAAATAACCGGAATTACAACCAGGGTGGTAACAAACCCTACAACCAAGGGGGAAACAGAAATTTCAACCAGGGGAACCAGAATAGAAACTACAACCAAAATGGAAATAACCGGAACTTTCAAGGAAATAGGAACCAAAATGGTCAGATGAATCATGGAGATCAAAACCATAATGGTAACCGTAATAACCAAGGTGGCATGAACCGGAGTTTCCACGGTAACCATGGCAACCGAAACTGGAATCAGGGGAACATGAACCGTGGACGGTCTCAGTCACGGGCAAGATCACGCAGCCGCTCGCGATCTAG ATCTCGTTTCTCCCGCGAAAGCTCCCAATCTCGCTTCTCCCGCGCCGGCTCACAAGCTCGCTCGCAGCGCTCGCAGTCCCGCGCTCGCTCGAGATCTCGCCAGCGCTCGAAATCTCGTTCCCGCTCGCGCTCGAGATCCACGTTCACGCCGCGAGGTCGCGCCGGGCTAGATGAGCCGGTTAATGGAATTCCTGACCTAGTGCGGGTTGGGAATTACTCAG GTGGTTTCCAGAACCGAAACAGACAAAACTACAACCGGCAAAACTCTCACTCGAACTACGACTCTGACTTGACCGTTAGCGTAGACAATAACTTCTCTCGCAGAAACAACTACCTGAATAAAAACTCGCTCAACCAACTGAACAACCAATATAACAAGCAAGGTTTTAAGAATGGACCTGGTTCTGTTGGATCAAACAGATCCAACTACTCAAATAGATCGAACCACTCGAATAAGTCTTTTAATCACTCGAATAAGACTTTCAACTCAAACAAGTCGTTCGGTAATAGACAGAAGCAGCCGTTTGCCAAGCAGATGTTGGATCCGGAGCTTCAGAAGCAGATAGCAGCGATACAGAAGAAGATCCCAGGGACTATAGTGATTCCTAGCGGAGTTGATTTTGCACCAACGCCGGCAACAACTTTAATGACACTTCACGAGAGGTTTGGATCGTAA
- the LOC125240257 gene encoding zinc finger protein 583-like isoform X2 — MSDTWNKSILCRCCQAEDGFRSLGEPYIHEGTQEIYADMIRDCLNIIMKPSTAPSYSICDSCVCKLRDATVFKRQVLACERSLEAYRKQIDDEINADPEIKSEDDSCSNEEKTTSMDIEDIDDQPLASLRTFRQSDDVTTREAKTSKHQKAKNFSCKICHKKFTYNGFLEVHMRQHTGEKTVQCRLCDSKYTNNKELNRHISENHSDGDKYPCPQCTETFDKARLLKKHLTTHFEEKFSCNYCDKEFQRKKG, encoded by the exons ATGAGTGATACGTGGAACAAAAGTATACTATGTCGTTGTTGCCAAGCCGAAGATGGCTTCAGAAGTCTTGGTGAGCCGTATATTCACGAAGGAACGCAGGAAATATATGCGGATATGATACGAGATTGTCTGAATATTATT ATGAAACCTTCAACTGCACCGTCGTACAGCATTTGTGATAGCTGTGTGTGTAAGTTGCGGGATGCAACCGTCTTTAAAAGGCAGGTCCTTGCATGTGAGAGGTCTCTGGAGGCATACCGCAAGCAGATTGATG ATGAGATAAATGCGGAtcctgaaataaaatctgaagaTGACAGCTGCTCCaatg AAGAGAAGACAACATCCATGGATATAGAAGACATTGATGACCAGCCGCTCGCCAGCCTTCGGACTTTTCGGCAGAGTGATGACGTCACAACACGGG AAGCTAAAACCTCCAAACACCAAAAGGCCAAGAATTTCTCCTGTAAAATTTGTCATAAGAAATTCACTTACAACGGTTTTTTGGAGGTACACATGAGACAACACACAGGGGAGAAAACAGTGCAATGTCGACTATGTGACAGTAAGTACACGAATAACAAGGAATTAAACAGACATATTAGCGAGAACCATTCAGACGGAGATAAGTACCCATGTCCACAGTGTACAGAAACTTTTGATAAAGCGAGACTGTTAAAGAAACATTTGACAACGCATTTTGAGGAAAAATTCTCAT
- the LOC125240257 gene encoding zinc finger protein 426-like isoform X1 codes for MSDTWNKSILCRCCQAEDGFRSLGEPYIHEGTQEIYADMIRDCLNIIMKPSTAPSYSICDSCVCKLRDATVFKRQVLACERSLEAYRKQIDDEINADPEIKSEDDSCSNGFNEQLMHRSDYEGKNEGNLTYDEEKTTSMDIEDIDDQPLASLRTFRQSDDVTTREAKTSKHQKAKNFSCKICHKKFTYNGFLEVHMRQHTGEKTVQCRLCDSKYTNNKELNRHISENHSDGDKYPCPQCTETFDKARLLKKHLTTHFEEKFSCNYCDKEFQRKKG; via the exons ATGAGTGATACGTGGAACAAAAGTATACTATGTCGTTGTTGCCAAGCCGAAGATGGCTTCAGAAGTCTTGGTGAGCCGTATATTCACGAAGGAACGCAGGAAATATATGCGGATATGATACGAGATTGTCTGAATATTATT ATGAAACCTTCAACTGCACCGTCGTACAGCATTTGTGATAGCTGTGTGTGTAAGTTGCGGGATGCAACCGTCTTTAAAAGGCAGGTCCTTGCATGTGAGAGGTCTCTGGAGGCATACCGCAAGCAGATTGATG ATGAGATAAATGCGGAtcctgaaataaaatctgaagaTGACAGCTGCTCCaatg GATTTAATGAGCAGTTGATGCACAGATCAGACTATGAAGGCAAGAATGAAGGGAATCTTACGTATGATG AAGAGAAGACAACATCCATGGATATAGAAGACATTGATGACCAGCCGCTCGCCAGCCTTCGGACTTTTCGGCAGAGTGATGACGTCACAACACGGG AAGCTAAAACCTCCAAACACCAAAAGGCCAAGAATTTCTCCTGTAAAATTTGTCATAAGAAATTCACTTACAACGGTTTTTTGGAGGTACACATGAGACAACACACAGGGGAGAAAACAGTGCAATGTCGACTATGTGACAGTAAGTACACGAATAACAAGGAATTAAACAGACATATTAGCGAGAACCATTCAGACGGAGATAAGTACCCATGTCCACAGTGTACAGAAACTTTTGATAAAGCGAGACTGTTAAAGAAACATTTGACAACGCATTTTGAGGAAAAATTCTCAT